The genomic region TAGGTTCAAACGCAAACAGACAATTTTTAGCTTTACTCAACACTTGCATTGGGTTTGGTTTGTAACTCTTAAAGCAACAGCCATTCTGGTGAAACCAGATGCTCCATAGAATGCTCACCATCTCTAGGACATCTTTCGAGCTCCACGCGACATTATCCCTAATTATCGACTTCCCTTTGTGAACAACCATTTTGGAGAATGAAATCTCCTTCAAACCAATATTCGACCCTAACCAAACAGCTCTAGCTAAAGGGCAATAGAGAAACAAATGATTAGCATTCTCAGTTTGATTTTTACATAAATCGCATATGGTATCAGTCCTTTTCCTAATTTCTCTTTCGTAAGCAAGCAGCTTATACAAATTTTCCAAAGAAATGAAATAACTTTATACGTAAGCCTCTATTGACACCCTGAACTAACTCAATATTCCTCAGCAGTAGTGAATTTCCAGATGAATAGGCCATTGCAAAATCATTGACAACATTGTCAGTAGTGAGTCATGCCAAAGTCGTGTGATAAGATTCATTCTCTCAACCCAACCAAATCAGATTCTTCTCTTCTTGTCTAAGCATTTCTTAGTAGGAGTGAACCATCCAATATAAGAATCTGGTCACCACTCCATATCTACCAATCAATCCCTTGATTACACAAATACGTACCGAACAAAAGGCTTTTCCAAATCCAATAATCCGCAGGTTCAAAATGACTCCTTTTGCAATATTTCTTTACGATTGTATTTTGTTCCGGCCAGCTAGACTCTTTGAAAATTCGCCAAGCTTGACTCGCAAGCAGAGACTGATTCATCATCTTCATTTTCCTAATTTTTCATATGCAATTTCCTAGAGTCATGACACGTTTTCCAAAAGAAATCTCTAGTTATTTTGTCAATCTATCCAGGGCTTTGGAACATGATAAATTATAAATCGGCATATTGTTACCCACCAGCAGACAATAgatttttcttccatccttgaaGTTTGTTCTACATCGGAAGAATTCAGTGTTATgcctaattttatcaaaattaaaacCCATGTACTTACCAGGCTTCACGCCTAGGCTCTGTCAAAACATTCTCATAAATCTAGTATGACAATTTCTGCTCACCACCAATTCTGATTTATCCATGTTAATAATCTTGCCAGAAAATGGATAATACTGATCTTTTAACATGCTGGCATTCTTCTAAATTTGCTCGGAAGAAGATAAATATATCCTCAGCAAAAAATAAATGCGATATAGGAATTCTATCTCTGCTCATCTTAATGACATAAACCTGTTCTCCTTCCTCTGCCCTTTCCAACACGCACGAGAGTACATTATGACAAAAGAAGAATCTCCTTGTCTAATGCCTCTCCTGGCCACAATGATCCCCATTAACTAGACAAAACTAATACACGCAAGAATCAAACTTACCCACTTATCCCGACAAGCTTGTAACTTTGGGTACCTCTTTAATGAACCCCAACTGAGCATGTCATAAGCTTTATTCATGGGTTATAATCGGTTTTAATCTATTGACAAAGAATGATCTTTGTAATGATTCTGTAATTGATGGGTCTAAAATCATTTGCTGTTTCACCATGAAGCTATTTCGGAATCAGCAGTACGAAGATTCTGTTGAAATCTTGTCTCGAAGAAGTAAAAAAATAGCCTACTCAACTGATGGACCAATGACGTTTTCACTCACACAATAACactaaacaaaatttaaaaaccaGGAGTCTCAGAcattaaaattaatgttttacataATCAAACCTTATTCCAAACCAAAAGGAAcagatacatcaatcaaaaagtaaAAATAACAAACGAAACCACAGATTTCAAAAACACGTTTTCCACAATTAACCAGAGATTTCAACGGATTTGATCTCAGGTTTCTTCATCTCAACTTTAGGAACAGTAATAGTAAGAACCCCATTTTCCATGGAAGCCTTCACGTCGCCCATTCTCACATTCTCCGGCAACCTGAACCTCCGCGAGAACTTCCCGCTGCTCCGCTCCACTCGATGCCACGTGTCGTTCCTCTCTTCCTTCTCCACGTGCCTCTCTCCGCTGATTTGGAGAACCCTATCGTCTTCGATCTCCACCTTCACCTCCTCTTTCTTCATCCCCGGGAGGTCCGCCTTGAACACGTGTGCCTCCGGTGTCTCCTTCCAGTCCACGCGCGTGTTGACGAAAGCGGAGTTTTCTCGGGAAAGTGAAGGAAACGATGTGACTGTTGGGAAATCGAACTCCTTGGAGGGATCCCACAAGTCCAACGAAAACGGGTCGAAGAGGCTGCTGCGCCTGTTGTTGCCAAAGATGGTAGGAATCATTGCCATTTTTAAGCGAAAGCGAGTGATCGTATGTTGAGAAAATTGCTGAATTTCGTTACGTCAAGGATAAACAATGATTAGGATATATATAAAGAGGAAAGAAATTGTCTAGAAATTTCTAGAAATTTGCATCGCGAAGTTTAAACTGCGGAACATGAAAATGCTAGAAAATTCCAGATTCCTTTATGGGTTTTGCCAATAAAGTTGGCCCAAATTTAAACCGGCCATTTTGGGTTAAAGTAGTCTCTCTTGTAGACCTTTTTCCGGGCTTAGAGTAGGTTGCTTGAAACATTGAATAGTAGTACCAAATGACTGACAATTGGATAGGtcgataatttttattattttttagtttttacttAATTATTGTTGAACTCAGAATTGATAATCTAATTGGATTAATCATCAATCAGATTGATAATCTAGTTTTTTTCAAATGTAACATCGTATGTGTCTATTAAATTTTAGCTTAGTTGATATTGTTGTTGTAATACTTTAAGtaatattattcattttaaagaTTGAGAGAATATGGTTAATTTGAGAATTATATCATAAAAAAATGTAACATTATTTAAATCATTATTTTACATTTACTTAAAATGTGCTAAATATGTCATAGTCACACAAACAATGTAGGTGAAAGTAAATAattgtataaaattttattttattgaagAAATTATTCATTAATTGATTTACAAACAAATTTTCATTAACTTTAGGTTTAACTTTGGATGTGACTACTTTAAGTTAAAGTATTATGAGGTTTTTATATTATAGAGAATGAATCAAATTAgtctttttattattaaatgaatcaatttagttcttatactattaaaaagaatcaaatatgtTCAAACTGTAATAAGATTAACATTTATCGTATAAAAATGtcttgaaatttattttttaattgcaGTTCAATTCTTAACAAAAGATTTTATTTACagaatcataaaaatttaaataaatacattCAAATTAATTCCTAAGTCATTTATTGTACTTAGCAAGAAAATACATTCATTGCTCATAGTGATACATGTGATCTATTTCTAGAGGTGTGCATGAGCTAGGCCAGgctcaattaaaaatttaagctCATTTGCTAGGCCGggccaaaaaatgggcctaaaattttgcccaagcccaacccgaataaatatattaaaattcgaGCCCGACCCGcccacccatattaatttttatataattttaaaattatgtaatacattaaaaatactaaaaatatcaaaataaatatttcctaacaaattgaaaagaaattttaaaaatatgtttacTTAAATatcactaagatagatgcaacttaacaagtaaatgcctctaaaataaaaataaaattaacaaatgtctttaaaataataacaaaattaacaataaaataagttttttacaatatccaaacaataacaacaaaatagtagtaacataatagtaaaatgatagtaaaatagggagaaaataataaaaaaataatattaaaaaacaaaaaaatagatttttttgtcatttagtgaatttAGGCCGAGTCAAGCTCGGGCAAAAAAAtgccttacccgaggcccggtctattttttaaacgggcttttttttttccaaacctATTTTTCTTaactatatttttatccaaaccctcccacattttagGCAGGCCTTCAGGCTGGGCCAAGTGGCCCGACCCATTAACAAGTCTATCTATTTCTCTTATCCTATCAGTTTCATTCCTTTTTATTCATTAGTTTACATGCAATTTTGTTTCTAGTTATcttgagctagcggagggattGATGAGATtgattgaacatatataattagggctcaaataatttataattaagttttgacttttcgcctattaattataatattatttagtcATGAAGCCATTGCACTAAAGTATCTTCACTGAGCTCTCatttattatatatcattacaaaagctacttaataagtgctcatcaatgaccttgtcataagtgtgttactctCATAGGATATTTTTAATCTCTTTGAGATAAATTCGGTCTCCTAATgtaatcttattttatctcatgataaccagtatatcttctttcatgaaaagttAATTACCATAAAgtagtaattaaatcatttatcacaaagacaaatgatTGATGCTCAAGTTtgacttttcatctatcatgtaatgccgatGAGAGGATATTATTTATCCTTTAGTTGGGTTATGAAATCTACTATTgtggaatgatgctacatactgtagAAGTTGTATACCCAAAGTACTGACTTTCGATTCCTTATTTATTTGAACTCAGACTTTCATTTACAACAAAATATACGAGGcatgcatacatagtccatcattaACTCAGGATTAAGGTATTCTACACTATGAGTGTTACaaatgaataaattcataaacagATTTAGGAGATATATTACTTGGCTCCTGTTTGATGTACTGTCAATCCAGTCAATCACATTTATATCTTTATCTTATGGGAGTTAACCACTTCGATACCCAAGACAAGGTATCttcctaattggacttgatagataacATATTAGTCTTTGAATCtgctcattttttattagactaaggacatctTTAGATTatttactaatataagttgtctttcaaTGTTACGATCTGACCACGTAATAccacttaatattagttaaacattagataatcaTTGAGCCAATATTTACTTTCATTTCGATTTGCGTGCAAAACCCGTTTAGGAAAATGTATAAAGGATATTAATGTAACTAATGGATATtttattaaacaatttattcaaaaAGTACAAGTACTTATAGACAGAAATACTACACTAAAAACACTAGATCCCAACattatcaagtccaattagggagatatCTTGTCTTCGGTACCGGAGtagatgactcccagaagataaagacatagatgCAATTGTTTGGACTGGAAATACATTGGACATGACCTAAGTAAAATAAATCctagatccatttatggatttattcacttgtgacattcataatgTGACTGACCTCAATATTGAGTAAGTGACAGACTATGTGTACGTAACTTGTAAGCTTTGATGTATTGAAAGCTTGAGCTCAATTTATAATAGATTCGAAAGTTGATACATTAGGTGCATGACTTCTGCATGACATAGCTTCACTTACAATAGTGGAACTCATAGTTCAAAAAAAGGGTAAATGGTATCCTcttattggcattacatgatagatagaAAAGTACTGTGACTACGGGGTCATTTGTCTAAGtagaattatttaattattttgtgtTAATGATTTACTTTTTcttgaaggaagatgtaatattACCATGAGAAAAAATAGGATTACACTGGGTGAATAGATTTAACCCAAAGAGATCAAGAATTCCTATGAGAGTAACAAACATATCTCAAGGTTATTGGACAAGCACTTGATGAATAGTTTTCATAATGATTTAAGGGAAATCTCAGTCATTGTACTTTAGTGAAATGAGTCCATGACTAAATAAACATTGTAATTGATACACAAATAGtcaaaacttaattacaaattatttgagtcCTGATTAtatatatgtccaattggtccctccA from Gossypium arboreum isolate Shixiya-1 chromosome 1, ASM2569848v2, whole genome shotgun sequence harbors:
- the LOC108461758 gene encoding 17.6 kDa class I heat shock protein 2-like, which translates into the protein MAMIPTIFGNNRRSSLFDPFSLDLWDPSKEFDFPTVTSFPSLSRENSAFVNTRVDWKETPEAHVFKADLPGMKKEEVKVEIEDDRVLQISGERHVEKEERNDTWHRVERSSGKFSRRFRLPENVRMGDVKASMENGVLTITVPKVEMKKPEIKSVEISG